CGCTCATTCTGCGTGATAAAGACAACACTCAGCGCTTTCTGGAGGAGGAGGCCGAGAAGATGAAGCAGGTGGCGGAGGAGGCAGCACGGCTGAGTGTGGCGGCCCAGGAGGCCGCCCGCCTGCGGCAGCTAGCAGAGGAAGACCTGGCTCAGCAGCGGGCGCTGGCTGAAAAGATGCTGAAGGAAAAGATGCAGGCGGTGCAGGAGGCCACAAGGCTCAAGGCCGAGGCGCAGCTGCTGCAGCAGCAGAAGGAGCTTGCACAGGAGCAGGCGCGGCGGCTACAGGAGGACAAGGAGCAGATGGCGCAGCAACTGGTGCAGGAGACTCAGGGTTTCCAGCGCACCCTGGAGGCGGAGCGCCAGCGGCAGCTGGAGATGAGCGCAGAGGCTGAGCGCTTGAAGCTGCGCGTGGCCGAGATGAGCCGGGCCCAAGCCCGGGCGGAGGAGGATGCCCAGCGCTTCCGTAAGCAGGCTGAGGAGATAGGTGAGAAGCTGCACCGCACTGAGCTCGCCACGCAAGAGAAGGTGACACTAGTGCAGACGCTGGAGATCCAGCGGCAGCAGAGCGACCAAGATGCCGATCGCCTGCGGGAGGCCATTGCTGAGCTGGAGCGGGAGAAGGAGAAGCTCAGGGAGGAGGCCAGGTCACTACAGCTCAAGTCCGAGGAGGTACTGGCCTCACCACTCGCACACAGGTGGGCGGGCAGGCCTGGGTGGGGTGTCCCCAGGGCCCCGATGTCCCTGACCATCCTCCCCTTTCACAGATGCAGACCGTGCAGCAGGAACAGCTGCTACAGGAGACGCAGGCCCTGCAGCAGAGCTTCCTCTCAGAGAAAGACAGCCTGCTGCAGCGGGAACGCTTCATCGAGCAGGAGAAGGCCAAGCTGGAGCGGCTCTTCCAGGATGAGGTGGCCAAGGCTCAGGAGCTGCGTGAGGagcagcggcggcagcagcagcagatggagcaggagaagcagcagctgcTGGCCAGCATGGAGGAGGCCCGGCGGCAGCAGCGTGAGGCTGAAGAGGGCGTGCGGCGCAAGCAGGAGGAGCTGCAGCGCCTggagcagcagcggcagcagcaggaGAAGCTGCTGGCCGAGGAGAACCAGAGGTTGCGCGAGCGGCTACAGCAGCTGGAAGAGGAGCACCGGGCTGCATTGGCACACTCGCAGGTTGTGGCCTCCAAAATCCTACCTAACGGCCGGGATGCACCCGACGGCCCAGCCACAGACGCGGAGCCCGAGCACGCCTTCGATGGTCTGCGGCGGAAGGTGCCAGCCCAGCGGCTACAAGAGGTAGGCATCCTGAGCATGGAGGAGGTACAGCGCCTGGAGCAGGGCCACACCACGGTGGCCCAGCTCTCGCAGCGGGAGGACGTGCGCCGCTACCTGCAGGGCCGCAGCAGCATCGCAGGGCTGCTACTGGAGCCAACCGGTGAGAAGCTGAGTGTGTATGCCGCCCTGCAGAGGCAGCTTCTGAGCCCAGGCACAGCCCTCATCCTGCTTGAGGCTCAGGCGGCCTCAGGCTTCCTCCTGGATCCCGTGCGGAACCGTCGGCTGACTGTCAATGAGGCCGTGAAGGAGGGCCTGGTGGGCCCCGAGCTGCATCATAAGCTGCTGTCGGCCGAGCGCGCCGTCACTGGCTACAAGGACCCTTACACTGGGGAGCAGATCTCCCTGTTCCAGGCCATGAAAAAGGACCTGATCGTCAGGGACCACGGCATCCGCCTGCTGGAGGCCCAGATCGCCACGGGCGGCATCATCGACCCGGTGCACAGCCACCGCGTGCCCGTGCATGTGGCCTACCAGCGTGGCTATTTTGACGAGGAAATGAACCGTGTGCTGGCGGACCCGAGCGACGACACCAAGGGCTTCTTTGACCCCAACACGCACGAGAACCTCACCTACCTACAGCTGATGGAGCGCTGTGTGGAGGACTCTGAGACTGGCCTGCGCCTCCTGCCACTCACAGACCAGGCCGCTAAGGGTGGTGAGCTAGTCTACACTGACTCAGAGGCCCGGGACGTGTTTGAGAAGGCTACTGTGTCCGCACCATTTGGCAAGTTCCAGGGCAGGACGGTGACCATCTGGGAGCTCATCAACTCTGAGTATTTCACGGCGGAGCAGCGGCGGGACCTGCTGCGTCAGTTCCGCACAGGCAAGGTGACTGTGGAGAAGATCATCAAAATCGTCATCACTGTGGTTGAGGAACACGAGCAGAAAGGCCAGCTCTGCTTTGAGGGTCTGCGCGCCCTGGTGCCCGCCGCCGAGCTGCTAGACAGCCAGGTCATCAACCGTGACCTCTATCGCCAGCTGCAGAGGGGCGAACGCTCAGTGCAAGAGGTAGCTGAGGTGGACGCTGTGCGACAGGCTCTGCGGGGCACCAACGTCATCGCAGGTGTGTGGCTGGAGGAGGCAGGGCAGAAGCTGAGCATCTACGAAGCCCTGAAAAAAGAATTATTGCAGCCAGAGGTGGCTGTGGCCCTGCTGGAGGCCCAGGCTGGCACCGGGCACATCATTGACCCCGCCACAAGCGCCCGGCTCACCGTAGACGACGCCGTGCGCGCTGGCCTGGTGGGGCCTGAGCTGCACGAGAAGCTGCTGTCGGCTGAGAAGGCTGTGACAGGCTACAAGGACCCGTACTCGGGGCAGAGCGTTTCCCTGTTCCAGGCCCTGAAGAAGGGCCTCATCCCCAAGGAGCAGGGTCTGCGCCTGCTAGATGCCCAACTCTCCACAGGTGGCATTGTGGATCCCAGCAGGAGCCACCGTGTGCCTCTGGATGTTGCTTGTGCCCGGGGTTACCTGGACAAGGAGACCAGCAAAGCTTTGTTGGCACCCAGGGATGACGCCAAGACTTACTACGACCCCAGTACACGGGAGCCTGTCACCTATGGCCAGCTCCAGCAGCAGTGCCGGCCCGACCAGCTGACGGGTCTGAGCCTGCTGCCGCTCTCAGAGAAGGCCGCCCGGGCCCGGCAGGAGGAGATCTACTCTGAGCTCCAGGCCCGTGAGACCTTCCAGAAGACCACGGTCGAGGTGCCTATGGGCAGCTTCCAGGGCAGGACAGTGACCATCTGGGAGCTGATCAGCTCTGAGTACTTCACAGAGGAACAGAGGCTGGAGCTGCTGCGTCAGTTCCGTACAGGCAAGGTCACTGTGGAGAAGATCATTAAGATTGTCATCACCATCGTGGAAGAGGTGGAGACTGTGCGGCGTGAGAAACTCTCCTTCAGTGGTCTCCGTGCCCCGGTGCCGGCCAGTGAACTCTTGGCTGCTGGGGTCCTCAGCAGTGCTCAGTTTGAGCAGCTCAAGGACGGCAAGACATCGGTCAAGGATCTGTCGGAGGTGGACTCTGTGCGGACGCTCCTCCAGGGCACTGGTTGCCTCGCTGGCATCTACTTGGAGGACTCCAAAGAGAAGGTGACCATCTACGAGGCCATGCGGCGTGGCCTGCTCAGGCCCAGCACGGCCGCGCTCCTGCTTGAGGCCCAGGCAGCCACCGGCTTCCTGGTGGACCCTGTGCGGAACCAGCGCCTGTATGTCCACGAGGCCGTGAAAGCGGGCATCGTGGGCCCCGAGCTGCACGAGAAGCTGCTATCGGCTGAGAAGGCCGTCACCGGCTACAAGGACCCGTACTCGGGTAACACCATCTCCCTGTTCCAGGCCATGAAGAAGGGCCTTGTCCTCAGAGACCACGGCATCCGCCTGCTGGAGGCCCAGATCGCCACGGGCGGCATCATCGACCCGGTGCACAGCCACCGCGTGCCCGTGCACGTGGCCTACCAGCGCGGCTACTTTGACGAGGAAATGAACCGCGTCCTGGCAGACCCGAGCGATGACACCAAGGGCTTCTTCGACCCCAACACGCATGAAAACCTAACCTACCGGCAGCTATTGGAGCGCTGTGTGGAGGACCCCGAGACCGGCCTGCGCCTCCTGCCGCTGAAGGGGGCAGAGAAGGTGGAGGTGGTAGAGACCACGCAGGTGTATACGGAGGAGGAGACCCGGAGGGCATTTGAGGAGACGCAGATTGACATCCCGGGTGGCGGCAGCCATGGCGGCTCCACCATGTCCCTGTGGGAGGTGATGCAGTCGGACTTAATCCCCAAGGAGCAGCAGGCACGCCTCATGGCCGACTTCCAGGCTGGCCGGGTGACCAAGGAGCGCATGATCATTATCATCATTGAAATCATCGAGAAGACCGAGATCATCCGCCAGCAGAACTTGGCTTCCTATGACTACGTCCGCCGCCGCCTCACCGCCGAGGACCTATATGAGGCCCGGGTCATCTCCCGCGAGGCCTATAACCTACTCCGGGAGGGCACCAAGAGCCTCCGTGAGGTACTGGAGGCGGAGTCCGCCTGGCGCTACCTGTACGGCTCGGGCTGTGTGGCCGGCGTCTACCTCCCTGGCTCCAGGCAGACACTGACCATCTATCAGGCCCTCAGGAGGGGGCTGCTGAGCGCTGAGGTGGCCCGCTTACTGCTGGAGGCACAAGCAGCCACGGGTTTCCTTCTGGACCCAGTGAAGGGCGAGCGGCTCACCGTGGATGAGGCTGTGCGCAAGGGCCTGGTTGGCCCCGAGCTACACGACCGGCTGCTGTCAGCCGAGCGGGCCGTGACCGGCTACCGCGACCCCTACACGGAGCAGACCATCTCACTATTCCAGGCCATGAAGAAGGACCTGATCCCTGCCGAGGAGGCCTTACGGCTGCTGGATGCCCAGCTGGCCACAGGTGGCATCGTAGACCCACACCTGGGCTTCCACCTTCCACTGGAGGTAGCCTACCAGCGTGGCTACCTCAGTGTGGACACACACGACCAGCTGTCGGAGCCCAGCGAGGTGCGCGCCTACGTGGACCCGTCCACGGACGAGCGCCTGAGCTACACGCAGCTGCTCCGGCGGTGCCGCCAGGACGAGAAGAGCGGCCAGCTGCTGCTGCCGCTCTCAGACGCCCGCAAGCTGACCTTCCGTGGCCTGCGCAAGCAGATCACAGTGGAAGAGCTGGTGCGTTCGCAGGTCATGGATGAGGCCACAGCACGGCAGCTGCAGGAGGGCCTGGCCTCTGTCGAGGAGGTCACCAAGAACCTGCAGAAGTTCTTGGAGGGCACCAGCTGCATCGCCGGGGTGTTTGTCGATGCCACCAAGGAGCGGCTGTCGGTGTACCAGGCCATGAAGAAGGGCATCATCCGGCCCGGCACGGCCTTTGAGCTCCTAGAGGCCCAGGCGGCCACTGGCTACATCATCGACCCCATCAAGGGGCTCAAGCTGACCGTGGAGGAAGCTGTGCGCATGGGCATTGTGGGTCCAGAGTTCAAGGACAAGCTGCTGTCGGCCGAGCGCGCTGTCACCGGCTATAAGGACCCTTACTCTGGGAAGCTCATCTCTCTGTTCCAGGCCATGAAGAAGGGCCTGATCCTCAAGGACCACGGCATCCGCCTGCTGGAGGCCCAGATTGCCACGGGCGGCATCATTGACCCCGAGGAGAGCCACCGGCTGCCCGTGGAGGTGGCCTACAAGCGCGGCCTGTTTGACGAGGAGATGAACGAGATCCTGACCGACCCCTCAGATGACACCAAGGGCTTTTTCGACCCCAACACGGAGGAGAACCTCACCTACCTGCAGCTGATGGAGCGCTGCATCACCGACCCCCAGACGGCCCTCTGCCTCCTGCCATTGAAGGAGAAGAAGCGGGAGCGGAAGACGTCCTCCAAGTCCTCCGTGCGCAAGCGCCGCGTGGTGATCGTGGACCCTGAGACGGGCAAGGAGATGTCGGTGTATGAGGCCTACCGCAAGGGCCTGATTGACCACCAGACGTACCTGGAGTTGTCCGAGCAGGAGTGCGAGTGGGAGGAGATCACCATCTCCTCCTCGGATGGCGTGGTCAAGTCCATGATCATTGACCGCCGCTCCGGCCGCCAGTACGACATTGATGAGGCCATCACCAAGAACCTCATTGACCGCTCGGCGCTGGACCAGTACCGCGCCGGCACGCTCTCCATCACTGAGTTTGCCGACATGCTCTCGGGCAACGCCAGCGGCTTCCGCTCCCGCTCATCCTCTGTGGGGTCCTCCTCCTCCTATCCCATCAGCCCAGCCGTCTCCAGAACCCAGCTGGCCTCCTGGTCCGACCCCACTGAGGAGACGGGCCCCGTGGCCGGCATCCTGGACACAGAGACACTGGAGAAGGTGTCGATCACAGAGGCCATGCACCGGAACCTGGTGGACAACATCACCGGGCAGCGGCTGCTGGAGGCGCAGGCCTGCACCGGGGGCATCATTGACCCCAACACCGGCGAGCGCTTCCCCGTCACCGACGCCGTCAACAAGGGCTTGGTGGACAAGATCATGGTGGACCGCATCAACCTGGCCCAGAAGGCCTTCTGCGGCTTCGAGGACCCACGCACCAAGACCAAGATGTCGGCCGCCCAGGCCCTGAAGAAGGGCTGGCTCTACTACGAGGCAGGCCAGCGCTTCCTGGAGGTGCAGTACCTGACGGGAGGCCTGATCGAGCCCGACACGCCCGGCCGCGTTCCCCTGGACGAGGCCCTGCAGCGCGGCATGGTGGATGCCCGCACCGCCCAGAAGCTGCGTGACGTGGGCGCGTACTCCAAGTACCTCACTTGCCCCAAGACCAAGCTCAAGATCTCCTACAAGGACGCGCTAGACCGCAGCATGGTGGAGGACGGCACGGGGCTGCGGCTGCTGGAGGCTGCTGCCCAGTCCAGCAAGGGCTATTACAGCCCCTACAGCGTCAGCGGCTCTGGCTCGACGACCGGCTCCCGCACCGGCTCGCGCACTGGCTCCCGAGCCGGTTCCCGCCGGGGCAGCTTTGATGCCACCGGCTCCGGCTTCTCCATgaccttctcttcctcctcctactCCTCCTCGGGCTACGGCCGCCGCTATGCATCAGGGCCCACGTCCTCCGTGGGGGGCCCCGAGTCTGCTGCAGCCTGAAGCCTGCCTGccccccccacctgccctcctgcTCTGCATGTGGCCAGGCTCCCCGCCCAGGCGCTGGCTCTTTCTTTGCTGTTTAAAGGTGTCTTCCTCCTAAGCGGTGCCTAAAGTTTAACCAAAAAGACCAgactaatatattaatatatacatgcTGTCCAGACAGCTTATGTCTTGGGGGACAGGGTCGATCCAGCCACACTGACCACCTCTCCCCCAGGCCCCTCCTCTCTACCTGCCACTCACCACAGCCAGGTGCCTTGGAGGGTCCAGAGCCAGGCCCCCAACTTAGCCCTCCCATCTTCCCAGGGAGGGGTCTACTTGGTGGAGGTCCCCTGCCCTACAGGCCGGCCACACCCAACGACCAACCAATCCTAGCTGCTTTGGGCGGCCTGTCACTAGCAGGGCTCTCAGGGCCTCCATTTTTCATCTGTTTCCAGAACTGACCTGTTGGCTCAGTGGGCCTTGCCAGGGACGGAGGGGACCTGGGCCAGCCATCTCTTCCAGCCTGCCCAGAGAAGCCCCTCCCCCATGGGAAGGTGAGGGTCCAGTCCGCAGAACCAGCCTGGGCCCAGGTCCTGCACAGCCCCTAACCCCCAACACTCTCCTGAGACCCCAGGCCTCTGGCTTCAGCCTTTTAGCCTCAGCTCCCTAGTAAGTGCCTTCTGTGTCCCCCTCGTACCCCAGGCCCCAAGGACCCAGGCCTGAGGTGGGAGATACACCCTCCTGGTGAATCTCGGGTGTGCTGGTTCTTCTCCCCCATGGACTCCGTGGCCCATTGAGCCTGGGGTGCTGCCTGCCTGTCTCTCCAGGGAGCTCAGCCCTTCATTGGTCCCAGGGACACTGGCTGGATGGTCTGTGCCAACCCAGGCAGCCCAGCCCAGTCCCTGCCCCACCGAGCCCCCAGTCTTGGTGACTTTCACCCCTGCCTCTACCCTCTGACTGTGCTTTGCATGTTCCACTAACCTGGGCAGGTGGTGGGTGGAGGCGCCAGGCTTCCGGCTGCCTCCGTGAGGGCAGAACACTAACCTGACCATGGGCGGGCCTGTGGTGCCCGCCCCAATAAAAGCAATTCCACCCTCCTGTGGGTCCTGCGTCACTCTTTTGTCCTGGGGTCAAGTGTGCGTTGAGGTACGGTGGATGCTACAGCCCCGGGCTCGGAGTTTGGCTGCTGTGTCCTGGCCCAGGGCAGAGGAGCTGGGCCTCAGCGAAGACATTGGCCTGAGGCCACATGTCTCAGGCCAGAGAAACCCAGGTGAGCAGGCCTGAGCAGAGGCCAGGCGGAGGCTGGACCAGCTGCTGGCCATTCCCCGCCCTGCTGTCAGTTCAGGTGATGACCTGTCACTGCACAGCCCCTTCGGCTGGGTTTGTGATCGGCACTTCTGAGGTGGGGTGTCACATGCCCTCATATCAGTCTGCCATCAGCTGTGCCCCCCACCGCAGTGTGGAAATAAGCTGGTTCCCATCAGCCAAGGGTGGCCCTTCAGAGGAGGGTGTTGGGAGCCGGAGCAGAGCCTCAGCCCCCTGCTGGCGTCACCCTGGCCCCTCCGGTCCACTTGCCCCTCACATTTGTATTACAGCCTCTCTAGGTTTCTTCCTGGGAAAACTTAGAAGGAGGGTGAGTGGACACCTACAGCCCCCTAAGCCCCTGGTCCTGAGGCCACAAGTGATGCTCATCTCCTGCTTTGCCCGGGGCAGGTGGCGACCAGACCCTCATCTTTGGGGTCTGTGTTGTGGTGACCATGCCCCTGTCGGGCTCTGCTCGCCTTGACCACTTACAGTTGAAGCTAGTTCAGAAATACTGAGGTGCCCTGGACTGTGGCCTACCTCCACGTGACGGTCAGGACCATCCCTGCCAGGATGGTGACTGCCTGGCCTGCTGGTCCACTGGAATAAAGAACTGTCATGGTGGCAGCCATAGCTGTAAGTTGAGTGTGACACTTTCTCACTGTGTCTCAGGTGGTGGTGTTTTTCTTCTGGAGACCAGGACTATTATGTTCTCACAGCCTTTTAGAGGAGGTCTCAGAGTCGCTGCTATCTGTGCTTGTGCTGTTCTCGGGGGGCCTGAGAAAGCTTCCACTTCATGGGCTCTGGCTCTGAGACCTGGCTGAGACGGGGAAGCAGACCCATGATTATATTTTCATTGATAACGTTGAtgtagaattttctttttgttctatatGTAATAAGCTAGTGGCTTTCAAAGCATGGCCCCTGGACCACCAGCACCAGGACCACCTGGGAGCTCGTGAGATGCACAGTCTcgaccccaccccaggccctttGAACTAGAAACTCTGGGGCTTGACCCAGCTACTCATGTTTTAAGCCCTGCAGGTGATTGGCAGGAGCTAGAGAACTACTTGTCAGCTGCCCCTCACTGGCTGCCCATCTCTTTCATGTCTCAGGGCTACATGCTCTGTAAGCTGTCCTCGTATATCCCCATGGACCAGGCTCTCCGGCTGCCATTTCACCCTTCCCGTCTGTGTTcagctggggctgctgtaacaagtacTGCAGACTGGGGACtgaaaaaaacagatattttttcacagttctggaagctagaagtcttgAGTTCAAactgtgggcagggctggttcctgctga
Above is a window of Rhinolophus sinicus isolate RSC01 linkage group LG12, ASM3656204v1, whole genome shotgun sequence DNA encoding:
- the PLEC gene encoding plectin isoform X23 produces the protein MEPSGGLFPSLVVVGHVVTLAAVWHWRRGRRRVQDEQDERDRVQKKTFTKWVNKHLIKAQRHISDLYEDLRDGHNLISLLEVLSGDSLPREKGRMRFHKLQNVQIALDYLRHRQVKLVNIRNDDIADGNPKLTLGLIWTIILHFQISDIQVSGQSEDMTAKEKLLLWSQRMVEGYQGLRCDNFTSSWRDGRLFNAIIHRHKPMLIDMNKVYRQTNLENLDQAFSVAERDLGVTRLLDPEDVDVPQPDEKSIITYVSSLYDAMPRVPDVQDGVKANELQLRWQEYRELVLLLLQWIRHHTASFEERRFPSSFEEIEILWCQFLKFKETELPAKEADKNRSKGIYQSLEGAVNAGQLKMPPGYHPLDVEKEWGKLHVAILEREKQLRSEFERLESLQRIVSKLQMEAGLCEEQLNQADALLQSDIRLLATGKAAQRAGEVERDLDKADHMLRILFNDVQSLKDGRHPQGEQMYRRVYRLHERLVAIRTEYNLRLKAGVAAPVTQVTQVTQSTQSTQRRPELEDSTLRYLHDLLAWVEENQRRVDSAEWGVDLPSVEAQLGSHRGLHQSIEEFRAKIERARTDEGQLAPAIRGTYRDCLGRLDLQFAKLLNSSKARLRSLESLHGFVAAATKELMWLSEREEEEVGFDWSERNANMAAKKESYSALMRELELKEKKIKEIQSTGDRLLREDHPARPTVESFQAALQTQWSWMLQLCCCIEAHLKENTAYFQFFSDVREAEEQLRKLQETLRRKYTCDRSITVTRLEDLLQDAQDEKDQLSEYRGHLSGLAKRAKAIVQLKPRTAVHPTRGSIPLLAVCDYKQVEVTVHKGDKCQMVGPAQPFHWKVVSSCGSEAAVPSVCFLVPPPNQEAQEAVSRLEAQHQALVTLWQQLHVDMKSLLAWQNFSRDLQLIRSWSLVTFRTLKPEEQRQALRALELHYQAFLRDSQDASSFGPEDRLQAEREYSSCSRHYQQLLQSLEQGEQEESRCQRCISELKDIRLQLEACETRTVHRLRLPLDKEPARECAQRIAEQQKAQAEVEGLGKGVARLSAEAEKVLALPEPSPAAPTLRSELELTLGKLEQVRSLSAIYLEKLKTISLVIRSTQGAEDVLRVHEEQLKEAQAVPATLPELEATKAALKKLRAQAEAQQPVFDALRDELRGAQEVGEQLQQRHGERDVEVERWRERVTQLLERWQAVLAQTDVRQRELEQLGRQLRYYRESADPLGAWLQDAKQRQEKIQAVPLANSQAVREQLRQEKALLEEIERHREKVEECQRFAKQYINAIKDYELQLVTYKAQLEPVASPAKKPKVQSGSESVIQEYVDLRTRYSELTTLTSQYIKFISETLRRMEEEERLAEQQRAEERERLAEVEAALEKQRQLAEAHAQAKAQAEREAQELQRRMQEEVVRREEAAVDAQQQKRSIQEELEHLRQSSDAEIQAKARQVEAAERSRLRIEEEIRVVRLQLENTERQRGGAEDELQALRARAEEAEAQKRQAQEEAERLRRQVKDETQRKRQAEAELALRVKAEAEAAREKQRALQALEELRLQAEEADRRLRQAEVERARQVQVALETAQRSAAVELQSKRASFAEKTAQLERTLQEEHVTVTQLREEAERHAQQQAQAERAREEAERELERWQLKANEALRLRLQAEEVAQQKSLAQAEAEKQKEEAEREARRRGKAEEQAVRQRELAEQELEKQRQLAEGTAQQRLAAEQELIRLRAETEQGEQQRQLLEEELARLQREAAAATQKRQELEAELAKVRAEMEVLLASKARAEEESRSTSEKSKQRLETEASRFRELAEEAARLRALAEEAKRQRQLAEEDAARQRAEAERVLAEKLAAISEATRLKTEAEIALKEKEAENERLRRLAEDEAFQRRRLEEQAAQHKADIEERLAQLRRASESEMERQRALVEDTLRQRRQVEEEILALKASFEKAAAGKAELELELGRIRGDAENTLRSKEQAEVEAARQRQLAAEEEQRRREAEERVQKSLAAEEEAARQRKAALEEVERLKAKVEEARRLRERAEQESARQLQLAQDAAQKRLQAEEKAHAFAVQQKEQELQQTLQQEQSMLERLRGEAEAARSAAEEAEEARERAEREAAQSRRQVEEAERLKQAAEEQAQARAQAQAAAEKLRKEAEQEAARRTQAEQAALRQKQAADAEMEKHKKFAEQTLRQKAQVEQELTTLRLQLEETDHQKGILDEELQRLKAEVTEATRQRGQVEEELFSVRVQMEELGKLKARIEAENRALILRDKDNTQRFLEEEAEKMKQVAEEAARLSVAAQEAARLRQLAEEDLAQQRALAEKMLKEKMQAVQEATRLKAEAQLLQQQKELAQEQARRLQEDKEQMAQQLVQETQGFQRTLEAERQRQLEMSAEAERLKLRVAEMSRAQARAEEDAQRFRKQAEEIGEKLHRTELATQEKVTLVQTLEIQRQQSDQDADRLREAIAELEREKEKLREEARSLQLKSEEMQTVQQEQLLQETQALQQSFLSEKDSLLQRERFIEQEKAKLERLFQDEVAKAQELREEQRRQQQQMEQEKQQLLASMEEARRQQREAEEGVRRKQEELQRLEQQRQQQEKLLAEENQRLRERLQQLEEEHRAALAHSQVVASKILPNGRDAPDGPATDAEPEHAFDGLRRKVPAQRLQEVGILSMEEVQRLEQGHTTVAQLSQREDVRRYLQGRSSIAGLLLEPTGEKLSVYAALQRQLLSPGTALILLEAQAASGFLLDPVRNRRLTVNEAVKEGLVGPELHHKLLSAERAVTGYKDPYTGEQISLFQAMKKDLIVRDHGIRLLEAQIATGGIIDPVHSHRVPVHVAYQRGYFDEEMNRVLADPSDDTKGFFDPNTHENLTYLQLMERCVEDSETGLRLLPLTDQAAKGGELVYTDSEARDVFEKATVSAPFGKFQGRTVTIWELINSEYFTAEQRRDLLRQFRTGKVTVEKIIKIVITVVEEHEQKGQLCFEGLRALVPAAELLDSQVINRDLYRQLQRGERSVQEVAEVDAVRQALRGTNVIAGVWLEEAGQKLSIYEALKKELLQPEVAVALLEAQAGTGHIIDPATSARLTVDDAVRAGLVGPELHEKLLSAEKAVTGYKDPYSGQSVSLFQALKKGLIPKEQGLRLLDAQLSTGGIVDPSRSHRVPLDVACARGYLDKETSKALLAPRDDAKTYYDPSTREPVTYGQLQQQCRPDQLTGLSLLPLSEKAARARQEEIYSELQARETFQKTTVEVPMGSFQGRTVTIWELISSEYFTEEQRLELLRQFRTGKVTVEKIIKIVITIVEEVETVRREKLSFSGLRAPVPASELLAAGVLSSAQFEQLKDGKTSVKDLSEVDSVRTLLQGTGCLAGIYLEDSKEKVTIYEAMRRGLLRPSTAALLLEAQAATGFLVDPVRNQRLYVHEAVKAGIVGPELHEKLLSAEKAVTGYKDPYSGNTISLFQAMKKGLVLRDHGIRLLEAQIATGGIIDPVHSHRVPVHVAYQRGYFDEEMNRVLADPSDDTKGFFDPNTHENLTYRQLLERCVEDPETGLRLLPLKGAEKVEVVETTQVYTEEETRRAFEETQIDIPGGGSHGGSTMSLWEVMQSDLIPKEQQARLMADFQAGRVTKERMIIIIIEIIEKTEIIRQQNLASYDYVRRRLTAEDLYEARVISREAYNLLREGTKSLREVLEAESAWRYLYGSGCVAGVYLPGSRQTLTIYQALRRGLLSAEVARLLLEAQAATGFLLDPVKGERLTVDEAVRKGLVGPELHDRLLSAERAVTGYRDPYTEQTISLFQAMKKDLIPAEEALRLLDAQLATGGIVDPHLGFHLPLEVAYQRGYLSVDTHDQLSEPSEVRAYVDPSTDERLSYTQLLRRCRQDEKSGQLLLPLSDARKLTFRGLRKQITVEELVRSQVMDEATARQLQEGLASVEEVTKNLQKFLEGTSCIAGVFVDATKERLSVYQAMKKGIIRPGTAFELLEAQAATGYIIDPIKGLKLTVEEAVRMGIVGPEFKDKLLSAERAVTGYKDPYSGKLISLFQAMKKGLILKDHGIRLLEAQIATGGIIDPEESHRLPVEVAYKRGLFDEEMNEILTDPSDDTKGFFDPNTEENLTYLQLMERCITDPQTALCLLPLKEKKRERKTSSKSSVRKRRVVIVDPETGKEMSVYEAYRKGLIDHQTYLELSEQECEWEEITISSSDGVVKSMIIDRRSGRQYDIDEAITKNLIDRSALDQYRAGTLSITEFADMLSGNASGFRSRSSSVGSSSSYPISPAVSRTQLASWSDPTEETGPVAGILDTETLEKVSITEAMHRNLVDNITGQRLLEAQACTGGIIDPNTGERFPVTDAVNKGLVDKIMVDRINLAQKAFCGFEDPRTKTKMSAAQALKKGWLYYEAGQRFLEVQYLTGGLIEPDTPGRVPLDEALQRGMVDARTAQKLRDVGAYSKYLTCPKTKLKISYKDALDRSMVEDGTGLRLLEAAAQSSKGYYSPYSVSGSGSTTGSRTGSRTGSRAGSRRGSFDATGSGFSMTFSSSSYSSSGYGRRYASGPTSSVGGPESAAA